taactggctggctggctctCCAAAGACCGAATGCGCAGCCTCCGACTAGACGGCATTCCAAAGATGGGAACTGCACACATgtgtgtggatgtggatgtggctcTGTGGGCCAATAAAATGAGTtattcctcttttttttgtcTGCTGACTAATGATTGCACTCATTGTGCAACTTTGCCAATTAAAACTTGAACTATTCCCGATCGAATGGAGTAACAACAGCTCCGGGACATGAAGCTCCATCGTATATACTGTTTCCTAATTTATTCGTTTTGACAAAACCAAGTTTATTATGTTTCAAAAAGTTGGCTTACTCCATGATACCGACAAGTTTTTGGGCAGTATCTGCTCACTAGCATTTTGTAGTTTTACACTCGCAGAAAAGAGTTGCTCGTTTTGCAAATGATTTTAACTGATGTGAACTCAAATTGGttatttgcgtatttattgaACCGGCAACAAGTCAAGCCTTAATTGATTATATCAAATCGTAGGTCATGGCTTCTAATCTAGTGCAGAGTCATAAGTTTCAGGCCACTCGAAGTAAAATTCAAGGATTCCAGAAACTAATcaagcacaaaaaaaaataatgttttccAGTTTTGAAAGATTTTTTTAGCCCGTTAAATGTACAAAAGCAGTTAGTAAAGTAAACAATATTGTACCTAAACTATTCAAAccattcatatttattttccctCATAAGTTCATCCCTTTTTCTTCGTGTGTATAGCAGCATTGTTATTTGACCTAATCTCTGCCTTTGCCCCATTGTTTTGCCGCGTTTTGATTAGTGCCCCAATAAGCCCATCTGGAGTCAATGTGCTACcaacaaaacagaaaaaaaagccAAGTTCGAGCTTGGAAGGATGCGGGTTGGGCGATCTAATGGCGGAGCTCTTCTCCTTTATGGATCAGCAAACATTTGGGCGTTGTCACCACTCGCGAATGGGAATTCCGATACCATTTCTTTGattgataaacaaattgccCGCTGCTTGTTTACTTTTCTGCCAGCGCAGATTTCTCACGAGTTAACCAACCATTAAAAAAGAGGCGACTCACAAGCTCAAGGACTCCAGGCAGTCCGGGGGGGAATCACTTCGCCAGCGTCTCAAATCCGGTTACGTGTTTCGTTTGGCTGGCATGGGATTATGCGGTGgatttaattgtttaaaaacAATCGAAAGCACTGCGGCACGTTGAGATTTCTGGCCGTGCACAactatgggtatgggtatgggtactGGTAGGTAGATGGGTCAATGGCAACGCATGCCCAGACCCCCAATAATTGTGGACAAATGTGTCTTCAGTTGGTGGCGTTGGTGGAGGAGCGCCCGCCCCAGTGCAAGCGATGATGTCCTGACACACTTCGAATTGCCAGAGTCCTTTtcccaaaaaaccaaattccTTCGCATGCCAATGGAGCGGCATGGACGGAGAAGGGATGACTAGATGGAGAGACGGAGAGATGGAGAGACGGAGAGACGTCGAGATGGAGAGAGGATATCCAGATATGCATTGGAATACAAAGTGTGGGATAAAAGCATTTCTGTATCGCTATTATTCATTGGTCATGCGCAGTCAGCCGCGCCTCATTTCCGCTCGAGAGTCGGGAGTTTGGACCATATTCGCAATAATAGTAAGTATGTTGGGCATGTGGTGTGTGTTTTGGCCCAAGTATACATTTTCCCCCTATAATTACGGCCAAAAAACAATCCAACTATCCAGCTAGCCAGCCTAACTGTTCAGTTCCATCTGGCCAGAGTTGGGAATCCTTGAGGccatttatgtacatataacgAAACATACTATTTTCCCAtaatatgtacgtatgtatgtacatgggATGTGTAGCGATTTTTGATAGACATGAAATACCCTGGGTACGTAAACGTAATTGCGGTACTCACCTATGGGAATTCGGGAAATTCGAAAAAAATCGCCAGAATCCATTGGAAAGAGTAGTTGAGAGTAGTGGTTATGATTTATTTGTTATCCGTTTTGCGTTTAAGTTTGCTTTTTAAGTTTACATTGTACTGCTTTATGAACACACTCAGTTTGTTATTTTGGCCAAacagtaaaaaaaatatgcaaaaaatgttcataaaatatgtattttatgATCTTTTCTCCTTTCGCCTtcagcatatacatatacacgcATATATgtgcacatatatatatatatatatatatatatttttattctatttttgtATTTCCCATATTTGATTTGAATGTGCTGATTTAGTAGCCGATTTTAGCGCTGCGTTGCGTTGCGTTTCGTTACGTTACTATATCAAACATTTGATTCTGAGTAGTTATTTGTTGAGTTTTCACATTTTGCCCACCCGTTCGGCATTTCgtttttcctcttttcttttacttttttccatatatatatgtatatatatacgcgtaggtatatatatattcaaagtTCACGGTGTGTTGGGATTTGAAAACGAAATTCCttgttaatatatatatatatgtatatacttttgCCTGGGCTGGTTATTCAGTTGTGTTTCTGGGGTATTTGTTGGATCTTTTGGGCGCCGACTCGTGGATTATTCCTCAATAAACTATTGCTCCGCTGGCTGCGAACTATACGGCTACTTCTTGCATCTGCACTCTTTTCTGCTGCTTTCTTATTTGgttcttttctttttctttttcttttttttttaatttttgtattattttttttattgctgctgcttcttctatTAAAAACTATCGCCGTGTCTCGTGCCTCGCAAACCGCTTTCCGCAATTGCAAACAACGTTCTAAAGCTCTCGAACACGTCTGCAGGATTTTGGCCAGGCGAAAAACGATTGCCAACCGGAGGCAACCAGGCAGCCAACCAGTCGACCAGCCATTCTTCAGCCAGCCAAGTTCGACGCAGTCGCAGAGCACCGGAATCTCAACTGGGAGATTCCCAATCCCGGCCATCCCATCCCATACCAGCCCATCTCAAACCAAGCCCAGCCGAGTGGCCACATCTCTCGCTCTCCGTTTCCATTGTCACGTCACAGCTCAGCATCTTGGCTCTCTCGGGCTGTGTGGGCCATGTCCGTTTGGTCCTCGGATGGATGCGTTGGTGTTCGGCTTCCTTGGCTCTCTGCTCTCACTCAGCCGCTGCTGGCTCTCTCGCCGAAACGCTCGGGAAAAAAATCCACTCTTTGGCCCCGACGAGTCTTTCAATCCGGGTACGTCTGTTTATGTCCGTTATGTGGAGCAAAAGGGTATATTGTATTCGTGCAAAGGTGCGTAATTGTAAAAGGAAGTGTAGTATACACCTACGCCTACGTACGTTGCCATCTAGCCGTGTCTGTCTGTCTCTCTGTATCTCTGTCTGCCTGCCTGTCTATCTGGCCGTCGAGATCTTGGCCAGAACAATGGACAGGGAACTGGGTCTGCACTGCTTCACGCCGCAGATTGGCCACGCCCCCGTCGCCTAATTCAATGAAGATATATCCTTTACGCCCAGCCAGCTGTGACCTGATTTAAATTAACTGGTTTCGAAATGAAGTTTGGGTGAATGAAGGCCTAAAAACAAATACAGACTGCATTGTTAGCCAACATAAATGGGCTGTCTATCATGGAAAATTACAATGAAATAATAGTATAAgaaatatatagtatatatataatatatatatgaaagtTTTACGGATTTCAGGCACAGTTGTATATGTTTagtatgtttatttatttttttttatattcataaAGTGAAgaagtattatatttatattttttgttttgttttgctttttaaattgaataatttatttaatttgaataatttttgtaatttgaataatttatttaatttgaaaacaaaattgaaatatgAGCAAAACGCACTTTGTTCTTCAAAATAAAGCTTAGTTCAGTTGTTTTTAGCCATTAAAAGGGCAAATTAAAATACACACGTGTTCACAAATATTTGAGCCACTTATTTGTGGCCGTTGAAGAAGTATAGTTTAATGGTTTTCACAGGCACACACCTCCTTGGAAAATGCGTTTGATCAAAATTTCATATTAAGCACTTAATGAGGTGGTAAGGACATACCTTGTGTGCAAACGCTTTCTAAAATATTTACTGTGCAATTAgggaaaattatgaaaaaaggGGTAATTTCAGGTAGGTAGGTAGTAAGTAAACTATAAAGGAAAGAAATGCCTAAAGATGAACCTAGTGCTGTGGCATTTATCAGATAGTCATGTTCTATTCGTATCCCTACAAGGCACTCAGCTTTCCCATTCAGTGCGTTTGGCTGAAACTGAATGGTTCTTGGCCATTAACCGAATCATCGAGGCCATGGAGGAGCCAATCCTTTTTGGCCACCGCCTACAACGTGTGGGCGTGGTACGTCATTGCATCCGTGGGCATAACAATCAGCTATCAGACGGCCTTTTTGCTGAACAACCTTTCGGACATCATTATCACCACGGAAAACTGTTGCACCACCTTCATGGGTGTCCTCAACTTTGTCCGACTCATTCACCTTCGCCTCAATCAGAGCAAATTCCGCCAGCTTATTGAGAACTTTTCCTACGAAATTTGGATACCTGAGTGAGTCTTTTCATGAGGGTTATTATAAACGATGTTAAATGATCATCGCATTAAACTGCAGAGCTTTGCAAACTGTGTTCAATGATCATTCCAATACACTACAAAGGTTTGCAATCTTGTTTAAGTAAAAGCGCAGAAAAGTCTGCTTCCTTGTTGTGTTCAAAAGAACAAGCTTTGCTTTCCAAGCATGCTTTTGGACACTTAAAGTGGTTTTGagataataaataattcatgAGGAACTATACTATCTTCAAACTGGATTTGTAATAAaatctttatttatataaatatataatggATTCCAGTTCTTCCAAAAACAATGTTGCCGCGGAGTGTCGCAGACGCATGGTTACCTTCAGCATAATGACATCCTTGCTGTCGTGCCTGATCCTAATGTATTGTGTCCTGCCGCTGGTGGAGATATTCTTTGGACCCGCCTACGATGCACAGAATAAGCCGTTTCCCTACAAAATGATCTTTCCTTACGATGCACAGAGCAGTTGGATCCGCTATGTGATGACCTACATCTTCACGTCCTTCGCGGGAATCTGCGTGGTCACCACCTTGTTTGCAGAGGACACCATTCTTGGCTTCTTCATAACCTACACCTGTGGCCAATTTCAGTTGCTACACCAACGAATTGCAGGACTATTTGCGGGTTCCAATGCGGAATTGGCCGAGAACATTCAGCTGGAGCGACTTAAATGTATTGTGGAAAAACACAACAATATTATCAGGTTGGTATTGTCacaatatttaattacaaTGATTCTGTTacaataattttattacaaTGATTTTATTACAATGATTCAATTACAATGATCCTATTACAATGAATTTATTACAATGATTCTATTACAATGATTCTATTACAAAATTATATTACAATGATTATATTACAATGATTTTATTACATCGATTCTATTACAACGATTCTATTACAACGATTCTATTACAATGATTATATTACATGTTACTTTGATTTTGCCAATAGTTTTGCTAAGCGCCTAGAGGACTTTTTCAACCCAATTCTACTAGCCAATCTAATGATTTCCTCCGTTCTTATTTGCATGGTTGGCTTTCAAATAATTACTGTAAGCATATGaagtattttaaaataaaaactagcTTTTCTTTCTAAACTtcataagggaa
The Drosophila mauritiana strain mau12 chromosome X, ASM438214v1, whole genome shotgun sequence DNA segment above includes these coding regions:
- the LOC117146541 gene encoding odorant receptor 13a — protein: MFYSYPYKALSFPIQCVWLKLNGSWPLTESSRPWRSQSFLATAYNVWAWYVIASVGITISYQTAFLLNNLSDIIITTENCCTTFMGVLNFVRLIHLRLNQSKFRQLIENFSYEIWIPDSSKNNVAAECRRRMVTFSIMTSLLSCLILMYCVLPLVEIFFGPAYDAQNKPFPYKMIFPYDAQSSWIRYVMTYIFTSFAGICVVTTLFAEDTILGFFITYTCGQFQLLHQRIAGLFAGSNAELAENIQLERLKCIVEKHNNIISFAKRLEDFFNPILLANLMISSVLICMVGFQIITGKNMFIGDYVKFIIYISSALSQLYVLCENGDALIKQSTLTAQILYECQWEGSDRFEIHSFTPTSKRIRNQIWFMILCSQQPVRITAFKFSTLSLQSFTAILSTSISYFTLLRSVYFDDEKKLD